TGTTCACATTCCCCGCACCACCCCACAACTAAACCGCTGTGGTGCTGTTGTCCGCCCAGGTTGAGCGGATCTTGGTGTTCTTACTGTGGTTACCATGATTAGGTTATCCCAGGGGGACGCTTTATCCGTAATATCTTAACGCATATTTTGGCGCATTCTGTCAGATTATTAAATTAAATAGACTGACAGTTTATCAACGGTAGTATGGTCACTATCCTACTTAACTCTGAACCCGGTAGCCGCCCACTACTTGAACAGTAAGCAGTAGCCATTTTGAGATTCTAGTGACGTAGCAAGGAAGAAGGTGGGAAATTGCAATTggtccaaaaaaaacaaaagcgGAGGCAGAAAATCTAGGAAAAATAGGACACCTGCTGTCCATTGAAAGCTATTACACTACACGTAATATAAAAGTTTACCAATAAGTAGCTTGTGTTTTAGAATTTTAGTTGTTTCGTTTTTCATTACAAAAAGGTATGTAGGCTATGCTATGCAGCCTACATTTTACTCTCAAGATGCACTATACGTTTTGGGGCTCCAAGCGAAGCGTTTGAggtgtaggcctactccttttcagcaccatggacagcgaaAGAAACACGTTGCCACTTGGGTTGCACTGGGTGGCTAGATTGGAAACTTAGATGGACACATGCCATGTCCAGGACTTTTAAGATTTTATGAGATGATCAACAAAAGGTCTGAAATCTGTGAATAGGTTCTCTTCTATATTTTTGAAAGCGGTACACTGTAAAATAATACCGTAATATTTAAATGCCCTATTTCGAATCTTTCCACATTTGCCGTTATTTTACATAGGCATATTTGAGATATTGTAGCCTACTTCTGTGTCTACCGTACTTCAAAGTAAATTAAAGGAATTTGCAATTGGCTGGCGACAACCAGCACTAAGCGTCACTATCCAACCATTAcgaaaggatagagagagactgttcaACACTCGTTTACTGTTTCTTCAGCAAGGGTGCATGGAGCAGCAAGAGGGGAGGTAATTGATTGAAACGCAATCTCAAATTTGTGTATGAACTGGACCAATGCAGCCTTTACAGTCCGCTGAAGAGATGCACGCGTAAGAGACAAGTGCCATATTACATCACTGTCGTGGGGAGAGCGCAACCCTACGTGCGCTTTGGATGACGCTCTGGAAACTGAACATTTTGAACCGTGCACAAGGAAAATGACAAAGTAATGCCAATGGAGAAGTTCTACAACCACAACCAAATTCATCCCTCTGGCGATGAAAGGAATAATACAGGTGGCGGAACCAGCGTCCGTGCGCTTACCGGGTGCGTCCTCTTCATTTTGATTGTTTCCACGCTTTTGGGGAACACACTCGTGTGTGCTGCGGTCATCAAATTTCGACACCTGAGGTCTAAAGTGACCAACTCATTTGTCATTTCACTTGCGGTGTCTGACCTGTTCGTGGCCGTCCTGGTAATGCCTTGGAAGGCGGTGTCGGAAGTGGCAGGCTACTGGCTTTTTGGTGCTTTCTGTGACACCTGGATAGCTTTCGACATCATGTGCTCCACCGCCTCCATCCTCAACCTTTGTATCATCAGTATGGACAGATACTGGGCAATATCCAGTCCATTCAGATACGAGCGTAAAATGACCCAAAGATTCGCTTTCGTGATGATTGGGGTGGCCTGGACGCTGTCtattttgatttcattcattccAGTTCAATTGAACTGGCACAAGGCAGAGGCAGAAAACTCAACGCAGGACAACCCAGATAAGATGGAAGAGTGCAACGCAAGCCTGAACAGGACGTATGCTATATCCTCTTCACTAATAAGTTTTTACATCCCCGTGGTGATCATGGTGGGAACGTACACACGCATTTACAGAATTGCGCAGACCCAGATTCGACGGATATCCTCTTTGGAGAGGGCGGTGGAACACGCGCAGAACCAGCAACACACTAATGACGAAAACTCATTAAAAACGTCGTTCAAAAAAGAAACCAAAGTTTTAAAAACACTTTCTATCATAatgggagtgtttgtgttttgttggttgccattttttgttctgaattgcATGGTACCTTTCTGTGATATGAACAAACTTGGGGACCCGCTGTGCGTTAGCAACACCACCTTTAACATTTTCGTCTGGTTCGGGTGGGCCAATTCGTCTTTGAACCCAGTGATTTACGCTTTCAATGCTGATTTCAGGAAAGCGTTTTCGACGATTCTTGGTTGTAATAGGTATTGTTCTACGTCTACGGTCGAGGCTGTTGACTTCAGCAACGAGTTAGTATCGTACCACCATGACACCACACTCCAGAAAGACGCAACCGTCACCACGGCTCAGCGCCCCATCATTGTCACTCACAATGGGGAGGATTTGGACATGCCGTTCGACAAAGTCTCAGTCCTCTCCGGTGTTTCACGGAACCAAAGAAACCTTCACCTCCCTGCCATACTTCAATTCGAGTGTGAAGCAGAGATATCCTTAGATATGATGCCCTTCACGTCCAGTCACAACGACGGCTATGCCATCCCAGGTCAAACTGAAGATGTGTGCAACTAAGCAGGGCCATGGCATTGGTGTACAAGTGTAATGGTTTCTTATAGACAAGCCTGACTAGATAAAAAGGTAACAAGTGTCATACTATAGTTATTATAGTTTGTTTTTAACTATATTTTTACTATGTACTGTGGCACTCTGAGATTAAGAATGTAGAGTGTTATAAAttaaatgaattattattattattactatattatttattttatatcttGGCAACGTACCCATTGTACAGgctatatatttgtatttcataGATGTGCTTCTAAGCATTCCTAATTAGAAAAGCCATCTACTTTGCAAGCACAGTATTTGTTGAATTACAGTATTAGTCCAAGGGCAAATAAAATGTGTATAAGAACACAACATTGATTTTTTCGGGTTAGATATTGAACCATTTATTGTCCACACAGTGCAATAAAAGATTTGTCAATATttgtcaatacaatttattgagCACCTTATTATGCTTCCACCGTGACATTCAAGAACAATAGTAAGGACAGATCCTCCCTGCATTTGAGGGAGTCTTTGATATATCTAGTAGGTGACTAGTGGTGTAATTATGGATAATTGCCTGATAAATTGCCCCATAGGCAATTATGTGGCATTGCTTAAGAACCCCCAGATGGTTCTGAAATAACCACTCCATGATTGAAGATCACTGGTTTGCTAAATAATACTACAAGCAGAGCTTTTGCCAAAATGACACCCGTAGGGACACAGGAGGCAAAATTAGGATAATATTATTAGTTTCACAGTGGGCTTAAATGTTTGTAGGACAAAACTCTTGAACCTCGGGAACAGGTACTTACATTTTGCATTCAATAATATAATGATAAATGATACAAGCTCCTACCCTGTAACAAAGTGTTCTGCTTGAAAATACATTACTTTCTAATGGGCCAATAATTCATAGGTTTATAATAGGTCTGAAAGCTACTTTTGCCTCTCGAAAATGCTAATTATCTGTGTTATGTGcattaatacactgttcaggtCTTACCTGTACTGTGACGTTGCGGTAGGATGACACACAACAGATGGAAGGTCACTACACAGCTACCAGGTCTTTTTCATTATGCTGTCCATGTGTTGCCTTGTAATTCCACTCTGCGGTCACTGAGCCAGAACACAGACCCAATGACAGGTGCACAGCTGTTGACAACAAGCAAGTCAGGAGCTGATGGACCCGCCACACCACAGACAGAGTCATATTGACGGTGGCACTTCAGCATTCAGCATTGCCCTCACGCATCCCACATAACTGGATATCTATCAAGAATTAAGATGTTTCCAGTTTAATATTCAAGGCGGAAAGGATTGCATTAGCTTCAAGGTGACATTGCAGAAATTAATGCCCATATCTTTGGCTCTGTAGGGTTGTAAGTTTTGGACCAGAACATGGAACTCTGCAGTATGTCCAACATTTAAATTGGTTGCATCTATCATTGTTGGTCTGTAGTGAGCATTCATGGCTGTTGGTTACggtgttctctctcctccaaccaGATTATCACCCAGCTGGAATATAAAAGATGAACAAGTGGCAATCTTCAAATGGCATATCAAATGGAAGGGCAAATCCCATTACCTCAGGCATGAGAGGGACCGCTCACTGGTTGGATACTTTTCTTTGATATTAAACCTTGTCAGTTTGTAGTAGTGGATCCACATACTTTGATGTTGTGTCCAGCAGTCCAGGTAATACCAAGCAACTTTTCCAGTTATGTGTACAATTAAAAATGTGGCCGTCAATGTAATTCGCTTTTTTCACATACTGTATGGCAAAGTTTTGAGCCACATTGCATGAGTTCAAACCTGGACTAGTGCCTGGCTTTTTTTAATTAGCGGTTGGTGGAGCCTTGAGTGTTAGACATAACTTTGACATTCCACTGTCATGTTTCAGATAAATGAAGCATATTTCATTGTGTGAAGGTACTTCTTTGAGTAAATTACTTACTCTGAAAGAATGTCTGATAAAATAATTGCTTAAAAACTTTGTTGAGACAGTCAACATGTGAGGAATGCTCTTCATCTTCTCCAACACAGTCAGATGCAGAACACGCAGCATGCTAGACAGTAGGTCTAAATACAGCCATACATGAATTATGCAACacaaaaatgaatgaataagcATTCCAGGTGTTCTTAAAATTGTAATCCATGCATACCTAACTGTTATGTGAACTGTTTTCTTCTCATCTTTAATACAACAGTCTGGGAAACAACCAAATTATATTTGACATGGAGGAACTGTAACTCATTTAGCTGGAGGGTATTCTCAGCTGCTAAGTTTGAGAGGTTTGCGAGGAAGCAGGTTCATGTACTGGCACTTTCATGTCGTTCCAGAGAGATGGCACCTTGTGGGAGACGCTATAGATGGTGATGAGTgggagacagacaaagaaagcAGGTTGGAAATCTGGGTGTGTTGCTGTGGTAATATGGAGCACTGACAATCCAGCTTAACAGCCTATGTTGTCCAGGCAACTCTACCATTCCTACACTCCAGacagctacagtgccctccaaaagtattggaacaatgaggccaattcctttatttttgctgtagactgaaaacatttgggcttgacatcaaacgatgaatgtgaaaccagagatcaacgtttcagcttttatttccaggtatttacatcaggatctgatgcacaaattagaaaatatcacctttttgttcgaacccacccatttgtcacgtgagcaaaagtattggaacatgtgactgacaggtgtgttttgttgcccaggtgtgtcctattacatacattattcaatcaataaataccactgaatgtctacactcaggttcagattgggtaagataggttttgtctatgcagactgtattcagaggtgaaaacaacatgaaaaccagagcgctgtctttgggtgaaaaacaagcaattgtgagtcttagagaagatggaaaatcaatcagagccattgcagaaacattggccatagccagtacaaccatttggaatgtcctgaagaagaagaaaactactggtgtactaagtaacagacgtcgaacaggtagaccaaggaaaacatcagcagttgatgacagaaacattgtgagagctgtaaagaaagaccctaaaacaactgttagtgagatcagcaacaacctccagatggcaggagtgaaggtatcactatctactgttcgcagaagacttcatgaacaaaagtacaagggctacaccagaagatgcaaaccactcattagcaagaagaataggaaggccaggctggaatttgccaaaaagtacagagatgaacctccaaaattctgggacaaagttttatggactgatgagacaaagattaacttttaccgaagtgatggaaaggctaaagtttggagaaagaaaggaactgctcatgatcccaaacacacaagctcatctgtgaaacacggtggaggtaatgtcatggcttgggcttgcatggcttcttctgggacgggctcattaatcttcattgaggatgtaacacatgatggcagcagcaaaatgaactcggaagtctacagaaacattttgtctgccaatttaaggaaagatgcaaccaaactgattggcagagccttcatcatgcagcaagataacgacccaaaacacactgccaaaacaacaaaggagttcatcaggggcaagaaatggaaggtattagactggccaagtcaatctccagacttaaaccctatagagcatgcattttacctgcttaagaggagactgaggggaggaaccccacaaaacaaacaacaactgaaagaggctgcagtgaaagcctgggaaagcatcaaaaaggaagaatgcaaaagtttggtgacgtcaatgggtcacagacttgctgcagttattgaaagcaaaggatttgcaactaaatattaagtcttattcacttaaatatgttttaagtatatctgttccaatacttttgctcacatgacaaatgggtggattcaaacaaaatgtgatattttcttagttgtgcatcagatcctgatgtaaatacctggaaataaaagctgaaacgttgatctctggtctcacgttcattatttgatgtcaagcccaaatgttttcagtctacagcaaaaataaaggaattcgcctcactgttccaatacttttggagggcactgtaggtggTTGGACATGAATGATGGCCAATTGGTTTACTGATTTAGCCATTAATTTGACTTGTTGTCAAAAAACGAACAAACTGATAAGTCAATAGGATTCCTGAATGATAACTACATATTACTACTTCAGTTCTTCCGGTCACACTGAGCGAACAATTGGCAGATGTACTGTAACTGGCTGGTCAGGGCTCATGGATACAAACACTCACTTAACTCCAGGCATTACCAGGGGTGTTTCCAAACAATCTGGCACCCTATCCGAGATCGCTAAATGATTGCTAAATATAATCTCAttgataacaaataaataagaaatgACTTAATGTGTTAATGATTTTATTTTCACAATAGTTAAAACGACATACAGAATAACAGATTTTTACACCTGCAGCCTGGCGCCCTATACTTCAAAACACTCCTGGGCATTACCATTGTAAACTTTTTAACCAGGCAGATCCAGCCAAGTGTAGAGCAGCTTGAAATTCCAGGATAGGGAAGGCAGTGTTTCATTTAAAAACATGAGCATTGTGACTCCCATCAGCGACATCAATCATTACAGAGAAACAAGGAGTGGAATCAACAAAGACTGACTAaaagacccccacacacaccccaccccacccctcctgtGGCATCAACAGGAAGCacggagaggagatggaaacagTGAAGGTGGAAGTGTGGAGTAGGGTGTGAGGGATGAAGACaggaaggtgagagggaggaagagacgaggatgaagaggacagacagtcagagaacAGAGAAAAAAGAATCGAGCGCAGGGATCACCTCATGGCAACAGTGATGAAACCTGTTTGACTGACAGCTATACCCCACGGGTAGCCCCAATAGGCAGTCATGCCTCTCTGTACTCTGTGCTCCACAGTCCAATTACctccccaatacacacacatacacacagacacacacacactcacacactgcgaGCACATGTATCCATGGATATCTGTCTATTAACAGCACAAAATGACATAATGATGCATATGTAATGAGGAAAGCAAAACAGAAGGGGGGACTTAAAGTACTTTTGGAAACGGAAATACTGACAGAATGCAGATGAGGGTAAAAAGAAGTGAGGACAGAGAGCAATGAGCTGATTCCTGAAATGTGACAACCATTGTTAGAAGCGGGCACTTGTCACTTTGCCAAACAGGCTTCCAATTTAAATCTGTTGTATtctcattttttatttattagctCTACACACTTACAAAACAccatctttttttctgtctacCGCCAGTGTTTCAACATAATGACTGAACACTTTGTTAGGTAGAGTTACTTCTACTAGGTGGAAGATGCCAATATTAAAAGATTCTCAGGAAGACAATGAGATCTTTCAAATGTCCAACCAGCAATTGAGGATAATATTTTCTTATCGCTGAAAGACATGCTTTCAGAGGAACGAagacaaagaagagagagagagaaatggaacaAGGGAAAACAAACGCAGTAAATGGCGCCGCAAAAACAATTGTTGCCAGAAAAGAATCCACAACCACTATTTCTCACAGACTAGACGATCACACTTgtagaatgagggagagagagagagggtaagagagggagacacacactaggagagcgagagagagacagacaatgtGGGGAGTAACAGGTTTGAGAGGAGAcagctgtgtgtttgcagaTTGGTAGGAAGACATTCCTGATTAGCTTGGAGATGGTTGTTATTAAATCTCATCAATGAAGGCACACCTGGGCTTTAGGCAAACCAGCAAGACAGTTCGAACTAAACAAATATTTAATGATACATCAACGCACACAC
This DNA window, taken from Hypomesus transpacificus isolate Combined female chromosome 13, fHypTra1, whole genome shotgun sequence, encodes the following:
- the drd6b gene encoding D(5)-like dopamine receptor, with translation MPWKAVSEVAGYWLFGAFCDTWIAFDIMCSTASILNLCIISMDRYWAISSPFRYERKMTQRFAFVMIGVAWTLSILISFIPVQLNWHKAEAENSTQDNPDKMEECNASLNRTYAISSSLISFYIPVVIMVGTYTRIYRIAQTQIRRISSLERAVEHAQNQQHTNDENSLKTSFKKETKVLKTLSIIMGVFVFCWLPFFVLNCMVPFCDMNKLGDPLCVSNTTFNIFVWFGWANSSLNPVIYAFNADFRKAFSTILGCNRYCSTSTVEAVDFSNELVSYHHDTTLQKDATVTTAQRPIIVTHNGEDLDMPFDKVSVLSGVSRNQRNLHLPAILQFECEAEISLDMMPFTSSHNDGYAIPGQTEDVCN